The DNA segment GGTTCTCCTTATTATTTTTTAATGACATTTTTAACTTCTGAAATAATTTTTCCGTCCGTTACTTTAATATATACATTTTTTCCAATTTTAACATCTTTTGTTTGCCTGACTATTTTTCCGTCGCAACTGGCAATGCTGTACCCCAATCTAAGCTGGTGCTCCGGATTATTAAAAAAAACAATTTTTTCCGATTGCTCTATTTTTTGATTAACCAATGCTAATAAAGATTTAAAACCCGATAAAGAATTGTTAAACGTTCCCTGTAATCTTTCCTCGGCGGCTTTTAAAGCGTTTTTAAAATTACTGAATGAAATCTTTAACTTATTTTCAATTTCTTTATAATTATCTAAAATCATTTCATAACGGCCGACAATGTCTCTTTCGTATCGCTCTAAAAAAAGCAGGGCCCGGTCCCAAGATTCATTAAGCAAATTGGCAACGGCAGTAGGAGTGGACTCTGAAGCATCCGCCGCCATGGTAAAAAGCGGCGTATCTTTATCATGGCCTATTCCGGCAATTAT comes from the Candidatus Nealsonbacteria bacterium genome and includes:
- the xseA gene encoding exodeoxyribonuclease VII large subunit; this encodes LDCIIWKNNYALCGVRLEEGKEVILSGYPDIYPSSGRISFKTDIIELKGEGALKKAYEKLKDKLDKEGIFDEARKKKIPMFPERIGVITSKQGAVIHDFLNNIGKHGFKIQMIDSRVEGQEAIKDLLGAIRTFKKKNIDVLVVIRGGGSLESLQPFNNEALVKEIVGLPFPIIAGIGHDKDTPLFTMAADASESTPTAVANLLNESWDRALLFLERYERDIVGRYEMILDNYKEIENKLKISFSNFKNALKAAEERLQGTFNNSLSGFKSLLALVNQKIEQSEKIVFFNNPEHQLRLGYSIASCDGKIVRQTKDVKIGKNVYIKVTDGKIISEVKNVIKK